From the genome of Halomonas sp. MCCC 1A13316, one region includes:
- a CDS encoding 3-oxoacid CoA-transferase subunit B codes for MSADQQRILARAAREVIAGQIVNLGIGLPTRLFHYLPEDMEVLVHSENGVLGCRPRNEDEEPDWDMIDSGGAYIATRPGASVFDSAMSFAMIRRSRVDLTFMGAFEVDALGNLANWKIPGKFSPGIGGAMELAQKVKRLVILCSHNDKQGNAKILHRCRLPLTAERCVSRIITDKAVIDVTPEGLVVVDIAEGLSVAELREATEAELIVDETRLGRF; via the coding sequence ATGTCGGCTGACCAGCAGCGCATTCTCGCCCGAGCCGCCCGAGAGGTGATTGCGGGGCAGATCGTCAACCTGGGAATCGGCCTGCCTACGCGGCTGTTCCATTACCTGCCGGAGGATATGGAGGTCCTGGTGCACTCCGAAAATGGCGTGCTGGGTTGTCGTCCACGCAACGAAGACGAAGAACCGGACTGGGACATGATCGACTCCGGTGGCGCCTACATCGCCACTCGCCCCGGCGCCAGCGTGTTCGACAGCGCCATGTCATTCGCCATGATCCGCCGCAGCCGCGTGGACCTCACCTTCATGGGGGCCTTCGAGGTCGACGCGCTGGGCAATTTGGCCAACTGGAAGATACCCGGCAAGTTCTCGCCCGGTATCGGCGGGGCCATGGAGCTGGCACAGAAGGTCAAACGCCTGGTGATCCTGTGCTCGCACAATGACAAACAAGGCAATGCCAAGATACTGCACCGCTGCCGCCTGCCGCTGACCGCCGAGCGTTGCGTGTCGCGCATCATCACCGACAAGGCAGTGATTGACGTGACACCGGAAGGACTGGTCGTAGTGGACATTGCCGAGGGCCTGAGCGTTGCTGAACTGCGCGAGGCCACCGAAGCCGAACTGATCGTCGACGAAACTCGACTGGGGAGGTTCTGA
- a CDS encoding CoA transferase subunit A, with the protein MTLLNRKYRAIDEAIAAIPDGASIMVGGFGSPGTPFALIDELLAQGQSDLTLIKNDANEPGIGIGKLIEAGRVRRLITSHIGLNRDAIAAMNRGQLEVTLFPQGILAEKIRSAGAGHHGFLTDIGQGTEIAAGRREIELDGRTWGIEPALYADFALVHAEHADRYGNLIYRATASNFNPLMAMAADTVIAQAYRVDEPGSLTPEAIHTPCAFVSLVVAVDPVTSEQGRRAHVG; encoded by the coding sequence ATGACGCTACTCAACCGCAAATATCGCGCCATCGACGAGGCCATCGCCGCGATTCCCGACGGCGCCTCGATCATGGTGGGCGGCTTCGGTTCGCCGGGCACGCCTTTCGCCCTGATCGACGAACTGCTGGCCCAAGGGCAAAGCGACCTCACCCTGATCAAGAACGACGCCAACGAGCCGGGCATCGGTATCGGCAAGCTGATCGAGGCCGGTCGCGTACGCCGCCTGATCACATCGCACATCGGCCTCAACCGCGATGCCATCGCGGCGATGAACCGCGGCCAGCTCGAGGTCACCCTCTTTCCGCAGGGAATACTGGCCGAGAAGATCCGCAGCGCCGGCGCCGGCCACCACGGCTTTCTCACCGACATCGGCCAGGGCACCGAGATCGCCGCCGGTCGGCGCGAGATCGAACTGGACGGTCGCACCTGGGGCATCGAGCCGGCGCTCTACGCCGACTTCGCCCTGGTCCATGCCGAACACGCCGACCGCTACGGCAACCTCATCTATCGCGCCACCGCCAGCAATTTCAACCCCTTGATGGCGATGGCCGCCGATACCGTCATCGCCCAGGCTTATCGGGTCGACGAACCCGGCAGCCTGACACCCGAGGCGATCCATACGCCTTGCGCCTTCGTCAGCCTGGTGGTGGCGGTCGACCCTGTCACCAGCGAACAAGGGAGGCGTGCCCATGTCGGCTGA
- a CDS encoding aminotransferase family protein: protein MSPSPLFYQAGPALPEVSHAKGVYLWDETGKQYLDGCSGAISCNLGHGRDDIREAMLDQLDRVAFTYRTQFENAPAVALAEALVELTHRQLEKVFFVSSGSEAVESALKLARQYFVAKGEPQRRRFVSLRPSYHGSTLGALGVTGYEPLEAPFADIVNASLKVPGPDFYRHTDTGDARHVERVLAETRSAIKAAGPETIIAFVLEPVGGASTGARMLDKHYLDGIRTLCDEFGCLLIFDEVLTGVGRTGAWFAYQHYGVMPDLLATAKGLGAGYYPVGAVLSRVDIVDTVMESGGFQHGHTYAGNPLACATGLAVIEAMQRERVLDNVAARGRELKRGLLALKARFSWIGDVRGLGLLWGVELVANSETRSAFPAEQNRFARITALAKEEGLLIYPRRTLNGVAGDHFLVTPPLTIGADDITELLARLERAMCRFDLELKREAARTDAMSDAP from the coding sequence ATGAGCCCATCTCCGCTTTTCTACCAGGCCGGCCCCGCCCTGCCCGAAGTCAGCCACGCCAAGGGCGTCTACTTGTGGGACGAGACCGGCAAGCAGTACCTCGACGGCTGTTCCGGGGCCATCTCCTGCAATCTCGGCCACGGCCGCGACGATATTCGCGAGGCCATGCTCGACCAGCTCGACCGCGTCGCCTTCACCTACCGCACCCAGTTCGAGAATGCCCCTGCGGTGGCCCTGGCCGAAGCGCTGGTGGAACTCACTCATCGGCAGTTGGAGAAGGTGTTCTTCGTCTCCAGCGGCTCGGAGGCAGTAGAGTCGGCGCTCAAGCTGGCACGGCAGTATTTCGTTGCCAAGGGCGAGCCCCAGCGCCGCCGCTTCGTCTCGCTGCGCCCCTCCTACCACGGCAGCACCCTGGGTGCGCTGGGTGTGACCGGCTACGAACCGCTCGAAGCGCCTTTCGCCGACATCGTCAACGCTTCGCTCAAGGTACCCGGTCCCGACTTCTACCGTCATACCGACACAGGCGACGCCCGGCACGTGGAACGCGTATTGGCAGAGACCCGCTCTGCTATCAAGGCAGCCGGCCCCGAGACGATCATCGCCTTCGTGCTGGAGCCGGTAGGCGGCGCCAGTACCGGCGCACGCATGCTCGACAAGCACTACTTGGATGGCATCCGCACCCTGTGCGACGAGTTCGGCTGTCTGTTGATCTTCGACGAGGTGCTGACCGGTGTCGGCCGCACCGGCGCCTGGTTCGCCTACCAGCACTACGGCGTGATGCCGGACCTGCTCGCCACCGCCAAGGGACTCGGCGCCGGCTACTATCCGGTGGGAGCGGTGCTTTCCCGGGTCGATATCGTCGACACGGTAATGGAGTCGGGCGGCTTCCAGCACGGCCATACCTATGCTGGCAACCCGCTGGCCTGCGCCACGGGGCTGGCCGTGATCGAAGCCATGCAGCGCGAGCGCGTGCTCGACAACGTGGCGGCTCGCGGCCGCGAGTTGAAGAGAGGCTTGCTGGCACTCAAGGCCCGTTTCTCCTGGATAGGCGACGTGCGCGGCCTGGGGCTGCTGTGGGGCGTGGAGCTGGTGGCCAATAGCGAAACCAGGAGCGCCTTCCCGGCCGAGCAGAACCGCTTCGCCCGGATCACGGCACTGGCCAAGGAAGAGGGGCTTTTGATCTACCCGCGACGCACCCTCAACGGCGTGGCCGGCGATCACTTCCTGGTCACTCCTCCTCTGACCATCGGCGCTGACGATATCACCGAGCTGTTGGCCCGCCTCGAACGTGCCATGTGCCGCTTCGACCTCGAGCTCAAACGAGAAGCGGCGCGTACGGATGCCATGAGTGACGCTCCTTGA
- a CDS encoding LysR family transcriptional regulator, producing MADVNIHSLKALAIFKTLFEAGTASQAARTLGITQSGVSRSLAQLEENLGIQLFLREKNRLLATPEARELYEEILRLMGNIEELRHSVLALKEFGTSRLRIAAVPGLSFGFVPRLVATLLGENRQFSVSLDMMSSHEVQLAVESSHADIGFVTLPITSRVLRVEPWFTSEALCLMPQAHPLAAQERIDVQDLRDQHLVISNQPSISTNPLLELVARHRVQIAGKTEANIGTITALVANHVGITVMNPITAQDQLAPRDGVEMRPFSPAMEFSFGLAYRDDWKQARVLDFLRERGRSLLATYPGTVLDESLG from the coding sequence ATGGCAGACGTTAATATCCACTCGCTCAAGGCGCTGGCTATCTTCAAGACATTGTTCGAGGCCGGTACCGCCTCCCAGGCGGCGCGCACCTTGGGCATCACCCAGTCCGGCGTGAGCCGCTCGCTGGCACAGCTCGAGGAGAACCTGGGGATTCAGCTGTTCCTGCGCGAGAAGAACCGCCTGTTGGCCACGCCTGAGGCACGCGAACTCTACGAAGAGATCCTGCGCCTGATGGGCAACATCGAGGAGCTGCGCCACAGCGTGCTGGCGCTCAAGGAGTTCGGCACCTCACGGCTGCGTATTGCCGCAGTGCCGGGCCTTTCGTTCGGCTTCGTCCCTCGGCTGGTGGCGACATTGCTGGGGGAGAACCGCCAGTTCAGCGTCAGTCTCGACATGATGTCGAGCCATGAGGTGCAGCTGGCGGTGGAGTCGAGCCATGCCGATATTGGTTTCGTCACCCTGCCCATCACCTCGCGAGTTCTGCGTGTCGAGCCTTGGTTCACCAGCGAGGCGCTGTGCCTGATGCCGCAGGCGCATCCCCTTGCCGCGCAGGAGCGCATCGACGTACAGGATCTACGCGACCAGCATCTAGTGATCAGCAACCAGCCCAGTATCAGCACCAACCCGCTGCTCGAGCTGGTTGCCCGGCACCGCGTCCAGATCGCCGGCAAGACGGAGGCCAACATCGGCACCATCACCGCACTGGTGGCCAATCATGTCGGTATCACGGTGATGAACCCGATCACCGCTCAGGATCAGCTTGCCCCGCGCGATGGCGTGGAGATGCGACCCTTCTCGCCGGCCATGGAATTCAGCTTTGGCCTGGCTTATCGCGACGACTGGAAGCAGGCTAGGGTGCTCGATTTCCTGCGTGAGCGGGGCAGGTCGCTGCTCGCGACCTATCCGGGCACGGTGCTGGATGAGTCTTTGGGCTAG
- a CDS encoding NAD(P)/FAD-dependent oxidoreductase, producing the protein MRTELYHGGLLNRCNLHLHLHPLNLCLGEARVAESLGATIFEQSPVVRIEHGASPDIAAELRPRLEATFPQLRGTPLEHAWQGMAGIVINRIPMLGRLSDNVYYAQGYSGHGVATSHIVAEIMAQAIAGHMEEFDTFAACRHVRVPFGDALGSPLLAAGMWYYQMLEH; encoded by the coding sequence GTGCGCACCGAGCTTTACCACGGCGGGTTGCTCAACCGCTGCAACCTGCACCTGCACCTGCATCCGCTTAACTTGTGCCTGGGCGAGGCTCGCGTTGCCGAATCGCTGGGTGCAACGATCTTCGAGCAATCGCCTGTCGTTCGCATCGAGCATGGGGCCTCCCCGGACATCGCCGCCGAGCTGCGACCGCGCTTGGAGGCCACCTTCCCCCAGCTAAGAGGAACGCCGCTCGAGCATGCCTGGCAGGGCATGGCCGGCATCGTGATCAATCGCATCCCGATGCTGGGGAGGCTATCCGACAACGTCTACTATGCCCAAGGCTATTCGGGGCATGGGGTGGCTACCTCGCATATCGTTGCAGAGATCATGGCCCAGGCGATTGCCGGCCACATGGAGGAGTTCGACACCTTCGCCGCCTGCCGCCACGTCAGGGTGCCATTCGGCGATGCGCTGGGCAGCCCACTGCTGGCCGCCGGCATGTGGTACTACCAGATGCTCGAGCACTAG